A stretch of DNA from Candidatus Eremiobacteraceae bacterium:
GATAATATCCGTACTCGCCGATCGGATTGTCCGCCACGACATACACGATGAGATCGGCGGCGCCGTCGTTGATCAACTGGTGCGCCTCGTCCGGGCCGAAGATGAACGCATCCCCCGCCGCGATAGGCTCGGTCCCATCCTTATGACGTACTTTGCCGTTGCCCGAGATCACGTGATAGAACTCCCACTGCGCGCTGTGCGCGTGGTAGGGATACGGCGTCTTGCCCGCGGGAATGCGCAGGATCTCG
This window harbors:
- a CDS encoding cupin domain-containing protein, with the protein product EILRIPAGKTPYPYHAHSAQWEFYHVISGNGKVRHKDGTEPIAAGDAFIFGPDEAHQLINDGAADLIVYVVADNPIGEYGYYPDSDKHIVRTPARKLLRSEPLDYFDGEE